One genomic region from Macaca mulatta isolate MMU2019108-1 chromosome 20, T2T-MMU8v2.0, whole genome shotgun sequence encodes:
- the TMEM219 gene encoding insulin-like growth factor-binding protein 3 receptor isoform X1, with protein MGNCQAGHNLHLCLAHHPPLVCATLILLLLGLSGLGLGSFLLTHRTGLRSPDIPQDWVSFLRSFGQLTLCPRNGTVTGKWRGSHVVGLLTTLNFGDSPDRNKTRIFQATVLGSQMGLKGSSAGQLVLITARVTTERTAGTCLYFSAVPGILPSSQPPISCSEEGAGNATLSPRMGEECVSVWSHEGLVLTKLLTSEELALCGSRLLVLGSFLLLFCGLLCCVTAMCFHPRRESHWSRTRL; from the exons ATGGGCAACTGCCAGGCAGGGCACAACCTGCACCTGTGTCTGGCCCACCACCCACCTCTGGTCTGTGCCACTTTGATCCTGCTGCTCCTTGGCCTCTCCGGCCTGGGCCTTGGCAGCTTCCTCCTCACCCACAGGACTGGCCTGCGCAGCCCTGACATCCCCCAG GACTGGGTCTCTTTTTTGAGATCTTTTGGCCAGCTGACCCTGTGTCCCAGGAATGGGACAGTCACAGGGAAGTGGCGAGGGTCTCACGTCGTGGGCTTACTGACCACCTTGAACTTCGGAGACAGTCCAGACAGGAACAAGACCCGGATATTCCAGGCGACGGTCTTGGGTAGTCAGATGGGATTGAAAG GATCTTCTGCAGGACAACTGGTCCTTATCACAGCCAGGGTGACCACAGAAAGGACTGCAGGAACCTGCCTGTATTTTAGTGCTGTTCCAGGAATCCTACCCTCCAGTCAGCCACCCATATCCTGCTCAGAGGAGGGGGCTGGAAATGCCACCCTGAGCCCTAGAATGGGTGAGGAGTGCGTTAGTGTCTGGAGCCACGAAGGCCTTGTGCTGACCAAGCTGCTGACCTCG GAGGAGCTGGCTCTGTGTGGCTCCAGGCTGCTGGTCTTGGGCTCCTTCCTGCTTCTCTTCTGTGGCCTTCTCTGCTGTGTCACTGCTATGTGCTTCCACCCGCGCCGGGAGTCCCACTGGTCTAGAACCCGGCTCTGA
- the TMEM219 gene encoding insulin-like growth factor-binding protein 3 receptor isoform X3 — protein MGNCQAGHNLHLCLAHHPPLVCATLILLLLGLSGLGLGSFLLTHRTGLRSPDIPQDWVSFLRSFGQLTLCPRNGTVTGKWRGSHVVGLLTTLNFGDSPDRNKTRIFQATVLGSQMGLKGSSAGQLVLITARVTTERTAGTCLYFSAVPGILPSSQPPISCSEEGAGNATLSPRMGEECVSVWSHEGLVLTKLLTSV, from the exons ATGGGCAACTGCCAGGCAGGGCACAACCTGCACCTGTGTCTGGCCCACCACCCACCTCTGGTCTGTGCCACTTTGATCCTGCTGCTCCTTGGCCTCTCCGGCCTGGGCCTTGGCAGCTTCCTCCTCACCCACAGGACTGGCCTGCGCAGCCCTGACATCCCCCAG GACTGGGTCTCTTTTTTGAGATCTTTTGGCCAGCTGACCCTGTGTCCCAGGAATGGGACAGTCACAGGGAAGTGGCGAGGGTCTCACGTCGTGGGCTTACTGACCACCTTGAACTTCGGAGACAGTCCAGACAGGAACAAGACCCGGATATTCCAGGCGACGGTCTTGGGTAGTCAGATGGGATTGAAAG GATCTTCTGCAGGACAACTGGTCCTTATCACAGCCAGGGTGACCACAGAAAGGACTGCAGGAACCTGCCTGTATTTTAGTGCTGTTCCAGGAATCCTACCCTCCAGTCAGCCACCCATATCCTGCTCAGAGGAGGGGGCTGGAAATGCCACCCTGAGCCCTAGAATGGGTGAGGAGTGCGTTAGTGTCTGGAGCCACGAAGGCCTTGTGCTGACCAAGCTGCTGACCTCG GTGTGA
- the TMEM219 gene encoding insulin-like growth factor-binding protein 3 receptor isoform X2, translating into MGNCQAGHNLHLCLAHHPPLVCATLILLLLGLSGLGLGSFLLTHRTGLRSPDIPQDWVSFLRSFGQLTLCPRNGTVTGKWRGSHVVGLLTTLNFGDSPDRNKTRIFQATVLGSQMGLKGSSAGQLVLITARVTTERTAGTCLYFSAVPGILPSSQPPISCSEEGAGNATLSPRMGEECVSVWSHEGLVLTKLLTSELALCGSRLLVLGSFLLLFCGLLCCVTAMCFHPRRESHWSRTRL; encoded by the exons ATGGGCAACTGCCAGGCAGGGCACAACCTGCACCTGTGTCTGGCCCACCACCCACCTCTGGTCTGTGCCACTTTGATCCTGCTGCTCCTTGGCCTCTCCGGCCTGGGCCTTGGCAGCTTCCTCCTCACCCACAGGACTGGCCTGCGCAGCCCTGACATCCCCCAG GACTGGGTCTCTTTTTTGAGATCTTTTGGCCAGCTGACCCTGTGTCCCAGGAATGGGACAGTCACAGGGAAGTGGCGAGGGTCTCACGTCGTGGGCTTACTGACCACCTTGAACTTCGGAGACAGTCCAGACAGGAACAAGACCCGGATATTCCAGGCGACGGTCTTGGGTAGTCAGATGGGATTGAAAG GATCTTCTGCAGGACAACTGGTCCTTATCACAGCCAGGGTGACCACAGAAAGGACTGCAGGAACCTGCCTGTATTTTAGTGCTGTTCCAGGAATCCTACCCTCCAGTCAGCCACCCATATCCTGCTCAGAGGAGGGGGCTGGAAATGCCACCCTGAGCCCTAGAATGGGTGAGGAGTGCGTTAGTGTCTGGAGCCACGAAGGCCTTGTGCTGACCAAGCTGCTGACCTCG GAGCTGGCTCTGTGTGGCTCCAGGCTGCTGGTCTTGGGCTCCTTCCTGCTTCTCTTCTGTGGCCTTCTCTGCTGTGTCACTGCTATGTGCTTCCACCCGCGCCGGGAGTCCCACTGGTCTAGAACCCGGCTCTGA